A stretch of the Salmo salar chromosome ssa20, Ssal_v3.1, whole genome shotgun sequence genome encodes the following:
- the cssa20h19orf47 gene encoding uncharacterized protein C19orf47 homolog isoform X2, with protein sequence MASVTTATSEWIQFFKDAGIPAGLAVNYAVSFVDNRVQKNMLMDLSKDIMMDLGITVIGDIISILKHAKQVYRQDMCKMATQAITSGQSSVQTELRRTANTPATRMIANALSRDSPPNTPAHHPDNRAISVTVSNKQAKSGKAVLCRPADEGNGLPVKRRRVTAEMEGKYIINMPKGTTARTARILAQQAKKGNKRMSVFERLGAESKADTTTGSSKATGVFSRLGRADGAEEEQGTAGRVDVDGVEEEEEEEEDDSDREGSVLQYAGVLKRLPPSQKKEPVAPKLAPTTLRRLGGKFKLPPTDSPSSSSSSSPDGLPPAKLSVLQRLGKTPASPPPADTQDSRVTSTRNKARPGLALASPKRFETTTAIGLGE encoded by the exons ATGGCGTCCGTAACAACAG CCACCTCGGAGTGGATCCAGTTCTTTAAAGATGCTGGGATACCTGCTGGTCTGGCTGTCAACTATGCCGTGTCTTTTGTGGACAACAG gGTCCAGAAGAACATGCTGATGGACCTCAGTAAGGACATCATGATGGACCTTGGCATCACTGTCATCGGTGACATTATTTCCATCCTCAAACACGCCAAACAGGTCTACCGACAG GACATGTGCAAAATGGCCACACAGGCCATAACCTCAGGACAGTCCAGCGTTCAGACCGAACTACGAAGAACTGCCAACACCC CCGCCACACGTATGATTGCCAACGCCTTGAGCCGCGACTCACCGCCAAACACACCAGCCCATCACCCTGACAACCGGGCAATCTCTGTGACAGTGTCCAACAAACAGGCCAAGAGTGGCAAAGCAG tGCTGTGCCGGCCTGCTGACGAGGGGAACGGTCTGCCGGTGAAGCGTCGGCGCGTAACTGCAGAGATGGAAGGCAAGTACATCATCAACATGCCCAAAGGCACCACGGCACGCACCGCCCGAATCCTGGCCCAGCAGGCCAAGAAAG GGAATAAGCGGATGTCTGTGTTTGAGCGACTGGGAGCCGAGTCCAAGGCAGATACCACCACGGGCAGCAGCAAG GCCACGGGTGTGTTCAGTCGTCTGGGCCGAGCAGACGGAGCGGAGGAGGAGCAGGGAACTGCAGGAAGGGTTGACGTAGAcggagtggaagaggaggaggaggaggaagaggatgatagTGATAGAGAGGGTTCGGTCCTACAGTACGCTGGCGTCCTCAAGCGACTCCCACCCTCCCAGAAGAAAGAGCCTGTGGCCCCCAAGCTGGCCCCCACCACCCTCCGCCGCCTGGGAGGGAAATTCAAACTCCCCCCCACtgattctccctcctcctcctcctcttcctcccccgaTGGCCTCCCCCCTGCCAAGCTCAGTGTGCTTCAGAGACTGGGCAAGACCCCTGCCTCCCCACCGCCTGCCGACACCCAGGACAGCCGGGTGACCAGCACCAGAAATAAGGCCCGGCCAGGCCTGGCCCTGGCCAGCCCCAAG AGGTTTGAGACGACCACTGCAATCGGCCTGGGTGAATGA
- the cssa20h19orf47 gene encoding uncharacterized protein C19orf47 homolog isoform X3, translating to MASVTTATSEWIQFFKDAGIPAGLAVNYAVSFVDNRVQKNMLMDLSKDIMMDLGITVIGDIISILKHAKQVYRQDMCKMATQAITSGQSSVQTELRRTANTPATRMIANALSRDSPPNTPAHHPDNRAISVTVSNKQAKSGKAVLCRPADEGNGLPVKRRRVTAEMEGNKRMSVFERLGAESKADTTTGSSKATGVFSRLGRADGAEEEQGTAGRVDVDGVEEEEEEEEDDSDREGSVLQYAGVLKRLPPSQKKEPVAPKLAPTTLRRLGGKFKLPPTDSPSSSSSSSPDGLPPAKLSVLQRLGKTPASPPPADTQDSRVTSTRNKARPGLALASPKVSSSTRAGGGESFGAQMDIGSVNVFKRLGSRRT from the exons ATGGCGTCCGTAACAACAG CCACCTCGGAGTGGATCCAGTTCTTTAAAGATGCTGGGATACCTGCTGGTCTGGCTGTCAACTATGCCGTGTCTTTTGTGGACAACAG gGTCCAGAAGAACATGCTGATGGACCTCAGTAAGGACATCATGATGGACCTTGGCATCACTGTCATCGGTGACATTATTTCCATCCTCAAACACGCCAAACAGGTCTACCGACAG GACATGTGCAAAATGGCCACACAGGCCATAACCTCAGGACAGTCCAGCGTTCAGACCGAACTACGAAGAACTGCCAACACCC CCGCCACACGTATGATTGCCAACGCCTTGAGCCGCGACTCACCGCCAAACACACCAGCCCATCACCCTGACAACCGGGCAATCTCTGTGACAGTGTCCAACAAACAGGCCAAGAGTGGCAAAGCAG tGCTGTGCCGGCCTGCTGACGAGGGGAACGGTCTGCCGGTGAAGCGTCGGCGCGTAACTGCAGAGATGGAAG GGAATAAGCGGATGTCTGTGTTTGAGCGACTGGGAGCCGAGTCCAAGGCAGATACCACCACGGGCAGCAGCAAG GCCACGGGTGTGTTCAGTCGTCTGGGCCGAGCAGACGGAGCGGAGGAGGAGCAGGGAACTGCAGGAAGGGTTGACGTAGAcggagtggaagaggaggaggaggaggaagaggatgatagTGATAGAGAGGGTTCGGTCCTACAGTACGCTGGCGTCCTCAAGCGACTCCCACCCTCCCAGAAGAAAGAGCCTGTGGCCCCCAAGCTGGCCCCCACCACCCTCCGCCGCCTGGGAGGGAAATTCAAACTCCCCCCCACtgattctccctcctcctcctcctcttcctcccccgaTGGCCTCCCCCCTGCCAAGCTCAGTGTGCTTCAGAGACTGGGCAAGACCCCTGCCTCCCCACCGCCTGCCGACACCCAGGACAGCCGGGTGACCAGCACCAGAAATAAGGCCCGGCCAGGCCTGGCCCTGGCCAGCCCCAAGGTCAGCAGCAGCACCAgggctggaggaggggagagttttGGGGCTCAGATGGACATAGGGTCAGTCAATGTCTTTAAGAGACTAGGCAGCAGGAGAACCTAA
- the cssa20h19orf47 gene encoding uncharacterized protein C19orf47 homolog isoform X1, with protein sequence MASVTTATSEWIQFFKDAGIPAGLAVNYAVSFVDNRVQKNMLMDLSKDIMMDLGITVIGDIISILKHAKQVYRQDMCKMATQAITSGQSSVQTELRRTANTPATRMIANALSRDSPPNTPAHHPDNRAISVTVSNKQAKSGKAVLCRPADEGNGLPVKRRRVTAEMEGKYIINMPKGTTARTARILAQQAKKGNKRMSVFERLGAESKADTTTGSSKATGVFSRLGRADGAEEEQGTAGRVDVDGVEEEEEEEEDDSDREGSVLQYAGVLKRLPPSQKKEPVAPKLAPTTLRRLGGKFKLPPTDSPSSSSSSSPDGLPPAKLSVLQRLGKTPASPPPADTQDSRVTSTRNKARPGLALASPKVSSSTRAGGGESFGAQMDIGSVNVFKRLGSRRT encoded by the exons ATGGCGTCCGTAACAACAG CCACCTCGGAGTGGATCCAGTTCTTTAAAGATGCTGGGATACCTGCTGGTCTGGCTGTCAACTATGCCGTGTCTTTTGTGGACAACAG gGTCCAGAAGAACATGCTGATGGACCTCAGTAAGGACATCATGATGGACCTTGGCATCACTGTCATCGGTGACATTATTTCCATCCTCAAACACGCCAAACAGGTCTACCGACAG GACATGTGCAAAATGGCCACACAGGCCATAACCTCAGGACAGTCCAGCGTTCAGACCGAACTACGAAGAACTGCCAACACCC CCGCCACACGTATGATTGCCAACGCCTTGAGCCGCGACTCACCGCCAAACACACCAGCCCATCACCCTGACAACCGGGCAATCTCTGTGACAGTGTCCAACAAACAGGCCAAGAGTGGCAAAGCAG tGCTGTGCCGGCCTGCTGACGAGGGGAACGGTCTGCCGGTGAAGCGTCGGCGCGTAACTGCAGAGATGGAAGGCAAGTACATCATCAACATGCCCAAAGGCACCACGGCACGCACCGCCCGAATCCTGGCCCAGCAGGCCAAGAAAG GGAATAAGCGGATGTCTGTGTTTGAGCGACTGGGAGCCGAGTCCAAGGCAGATACCACCACGGGCAGCAGCAAG GCCACGGGTGTGTTCAGTCGTCTGGGCCGAGCAGACGGAGCGGAGGAGGAGCAGGGAACTGCAGGAAGGGTTGACGTAGAcggagtggaagaggaggaggaggaggaagaggatgatagTGATAGAGAGGGTTCGGTCCTACAGTACGCTGGCGTCCTCAAGCGACTCCCACCCTCCCAGAAGAAAGAGCCTGTGGCCCCCAAGCTGGCCCCCACCACCCTCCGCCGCCTGGGAGGGAAATTCAAACTCCCCCCCACtgattctccctcctcctcctcctcttcctcccccgaTGGCCTCCCCCCTGCCAAGCTCAGTGTGCTTCAGAGACTGGGCAAGACCCCTGCCTCCCCACCGCCTGCCGACACCCAGGACAGCCGGGTGACCAGCACCAGAAATAAGGCCCGGCCAGGCCTGGCCCTGGCCAGCCCCAAGGTCAGCAGCAGCACCAgggctggaggaggggagagttttGGGGCTCAGATGGACATAGGGTCAGTCAATGTCTTTAAGAGACTAGGCAGCAGGAGAACCTAA